Below is a window of Leguminivora glycinivorella isolate SPB_JAAS2020 chromosome 11, LegGlyc_1.1, whole genome shotgun sequence DNA.
GTTACCCCCACAGAGCAAGCCTATGTACAAAAATCAAGCCAAAGTAACTATGAGAGCTGAAGTTGAACAAAAGATGCGAGTTTGTATGGACAGTGCCAGACTTCGGAGAATTCTAATGCAGTATGGAGAATATCCTGATAAATTCAGGCCAGTAATATGGAGGTCTCTCCTGGAGACCCCCACAAACAAGGTGGCATATTCAGCTTTGATTGAAAAAGGTAACCATCCAAGTTACAAAGACATTGAAAAACAATTTACAATCCACAGTTCAATCACACTGAAAAACTTAAAACGCCTACTCTCGTGTCTCGCACACTGGTGTCCACTCTTTGGCGTAATGAAATGCCTGCCAGCATTTGTTTTCCCATTTGTGAAAGTTCTTCAAAGAGATCCTCTGCTGTTGTTTGAGTGTGTGGCAACAATTCTGCTAAACCACTGCCAGTTGTGGTTTGAATATGCGCCATTTCCTCCACTCAGCATACTTGCAATGATAGAAAATGTACTAGCTGACCATGACCCGCAGCTACTGAAACATTACTGTGATGTCGGAATCACCAGCCAGGTTTATGCtctaaaaatattagaaacCGCCTTTAGTGAAGTGTTGACCTGCACAGAATGGCTGATACTCTGGGATCACATCCTCAGCAATGAGCCAGCTTTTATTCTAATGGCTGTAGTTTCATACAACATTGTGCAGAAAAATgctataaaaaaactgaaaactcaACAGCAACTGGAGAATTTCTTCCACATGCAAAACCCAATAGATAAGAAAACATTCCTGAAGAAAGCTTACATGCTATTGAATGAAACTCCGGATGATATCCATCCTAGGAGATTCTTCAACAGATTTGTGCCTTTGGAAAAAGGCGTATGCTACCAGCAATTTACTGGATATCCCAAAGCCACAATATGCTTAAAATTAGCAAAGaaggaaagagacaaaattaaGAAACCAGAAAATATAACACTGAAAAATATGACTGCTAGAGCTCAAGAAAAGGAAATCAAAAATAGGTTAGAATCAACTTCCGAGTCTAAACTAACTCGCAGCGAAGATGAAGATGATAGTGAAGAATTATTGAATAGTCCTAAATATGTCGGAAAACATGTAAAGAAAAAGACAACTTGTCTCAACCGGGCTGACAAAAAGTTCATCAAAGAAAGACATGCAACATATCTAGTGCCGAAGATTGActtaaaaaacagattaaaatcTACAGCCAAAGATAAAGGTTTATGTAAGCGTGCATCCAAATGTAAAAATAAGAAGACTGATGATGAGTTAGAAAAGGTAGTTGAAATGCTGTTCAAAAGCGGGACTGAATCTGATACCTAGCAGTCCGTACCAGCTCTAGTCTGTTAGGTATAATGAAATACTGTTACATATTAGTTTagttaatatatttaataaaagacACTGCCATCcaatagttaaataaataaattttaaaagcattttaaatattttttttaatgttattcctTTTTTGGTGTAGGTCGAGGTATGGTGGATTTTACGTGACTAAATCTCTTCTTCGTTGATGCACTGAGGTTTGGGCTAGATTCTGATTTCAGTTTAGGGGTTACTGCCTTTGGCTTGAAGATGCCTGGAAAAAGAAAACTATtatagcgacactctttcagggtcaaataaaaagttGTCAGGctttaaccacagaatatataatagtacaaatacagaaggctcactcctttgatgttcacaaaatgccgccattctaaattcttacatacagtaacaaacggaccgcacgcgagcagccgatattgaattttattgcgccgcgcgacggtcgtcaccactgaataggccgcgaactcgcggcccccgACATGTACTTCTAGCGCGGCGATATTAGAATCGCGGAGTGTGCTTTAACAAACAATGTTGATACAATACTTAATAGACCttgtaggtattattttcagCTTTGTATAACTTATGATAGGCTCTAACTCTAAAACGcacttggggtggggctcgtaagaaatggtctgactgtgtgaagaagtcgactggcggcagcctataccGTGGAGTCCATATgccttatgaccgcgttcaatggagacacgctacttgtggtcgacgacttataattattatcaatgAAGTCCTTACTATTTAGTTTACTATTCTTATCCTGTGGCTTCAGCTTGTCATTCTTGATGGTCAAAGTGTTTTTCTTGAAGAAGTTAGGCGAGATGCGTCTAAGCTTGGAAGCtatgccgccatctttgatagGCGTTTGTTTCTTGGGCCCCAGGTTGGAGGTGGACGCGCTTTCTAGTCTCAATAGTTTGTTTTTCTTCATGTCTTCGTAGACTGTGCCTAGACCGGAGAGATTGGGACTTGAAGCGAACTGGGTTTTCATTGGTTCTGTGCCCTGAAAAGAAACGTTCTGAAATTATGAAGAGACTAGctgttgcccgcggcttcgctcacgttaaat
It encodes the following:
- the LOC125231263 gene encoding TBC1 domain family member 31, yielding MEFEQHNGSGHVQKYDIKLKTKPKDGVILQLHHTVRNPNGESRRIRFSTGIFDDSQEKLACSDTVGNLFILDFSELKFWKFTNIGPCTALHFIPNKMDELVVTNTKKCDISFLSVQTGKISLTLTGHTAPVKHISFSNSKLNNLLTASPVEAILWEMTHYTKYFTLNTYLGAQIQQILFTPAGDYLVACFQNDTVQIWKHESMKSVKQIIPTDLKNMRNIAFTMNGRAMAMAGISPTLILFSMDTWKALKSIDLTKYGISGAQNIAFIPQVFDGGANKILAILGSDCALRLLDLESLKILQTVSPESSGIRRFVVSPTGKYFLCILKLGEVNIYNSSYVMDQPQQPQPSPKIEPLLPPQSKPMYKNQAKVTMRAEVEQKMRVCMDSARLRRILMQYGEYPDKFRPVIWRSLLETPTNKVAYSALIEKGNHPSYKDIEKQFTIHSSITLKNLKRLLSCLAHWCPLFGVMKCLPAFVFPFVKVLQRDPLLLFECVATILLNHCQLWFEYAPFPPLSILAMIENVLADHDPQLLKHYCDVGITSQVYALKILETAFSEVLTCTEWLILWDHILSNEPAFILMAVVSYNIVQKNAIKKLKTQQQLENFFHMQNPIDKKTFLKKAYMLLNETPDDIHPRRFFNRFVPLEKGVCYQQFTGYPKATICLKLAKKERDKIKKPENITLKNMTARAQEKEIKNRLESTSESKLTRSEDEDDSEELLNSPKYVGKHVKKKTTCLNRADKKFIKERHATYLVPKIDLKNRLKSTAKDKGLCKRASKCKNKKTDDELEKVVEMLFKSGTESDT